The DNA sequence GCCCTCGCCGCGGCCGCCTGCCGGCTTGCCGCCACCCTTGCGGGGGCCCTTGCCGCCGCCGGAACGGGCCCGGTTCTGGGACGAGGCACCCTGGCGGCGTCCGCCGCCCTGGCCATGTCCGCGGCCCCTGCCCTGACCACCCCGGCCCTGACGCAGGTGCGGCGGCGGGTCTTCCGGCAGGGACAGGTCCAGTGCCATGTCTTCCGGCAGGTCGACCCGGTCGATCTTGCGGCCGATCAGCTTTTCGATGTCGCGCAGATAGCCGCGCTCGTCATTGCCGACAAGGGAAACCGCAATGCCGCTGCGTCCTGCCCGGGCCGTCCGGCCGATGCGGTGGACATAGGATTCCGGCAGGTTCGGCATGTCCATGTTCACAACATGGCTGACCCCGTCGACATCAATGCCGCGCGCGGCAATGTCGGTCGCGACAAGGATCGGCGCCTTGCCGCTCTTGAACGCATCCAGCGCGCGGATGCGCTGGTTCTGGCTCTTGTTGCCATGGATTGCCTCGGCATAGAGGCCTTCATTGGCGAGATAGCGCACCACCTTGTCGGCGCCGTGCTTGGTCCGGGTGAACACGATGGCGCGGTCCATGTCGTCTTCCGACAGGATTTCTGCCAGAAGGCGCGGCTTGGCGTCGCCTTTGACCATATAGACCGCCTGATCGATCTTCTCGGCCGGTTTCGACACGGCCGCCACGGTGACTTCCGCCGGATCGGTCAGGAAATCATTGGCCAGCGCGCGGATTTCCTTCGGCATCGTGGCCGAGAACAGCAGCGTCTGCCGGCTTTTCGGCACGGCCCGCATGATCTTCCGGATCGAGGGCAGGAAGCCCATGTCCATCATCTGGTCCGCCTCGTCCAGCACAACGGCTTCAACGCGGTCCAAAGTCACCGCACCGGTGTCCATATGGTCCAGAAGGCGCCCCGGTGTGGCCACCAGAACGTCCACGCCGCGCGACAGGGCGCGCACCTGCCCGCCCGGCTTCACCCCGCCGACGACCACGGTCGTCGACAGTTTCATCTGCTTGCCATACAGGCGCACACTCTCGGCGATCTGGGCCGCCAGCTCGCGCGTCGGCGCCAGGATCAGGATGCGTGCAGCGTTCTTCTGCAGGGGGCGCGGCGTTTCGGCCAGCCGGCTCAGCAGCGGCAGCGAGAACGCAGCCGTCTTGCCGGTGCCTGTCTGGGCAATGCCCACCAGGTCGCGGCCCGTCAGAAGCGCGGGAATGGCCTCGGCCTGAATCGGCGTCGGCTTGGTATAGCCCTCGGCGGTGATCGCCTGAAGGATCGGCTCGGCCAGGCCGAGTTCGGAAAACTGTGTCAAATCAATACTTTCATGTGCGGGCGCCGAGCGGACTCCATAGGCCGCGCGCCCTGTTAGGCTTTAATTTTCTAGGAAGCCTGCGTTCAATCGGCATCCCGGTTGTTTGCGCACTCGACGCGGCACCGGAAAGGCAACGATCAATGCGAGAGCAGCAGCGTTTCGCCCTGCTGAGGCGGCATATGGCATGCTTTGGTGCGATGCACAAACGAATAAGTCTGTTCTAGAGTCTCCAGCGCGTGCCGCGTGGCGTATCGGCCACGAGGCTTTTAGCCGCCACCATGAACACACGCTCCTGGCCCAGCGCGAACGCCATCGCCCCGTCGGGGAAGATCGGCGCGAACGCCGTGTCCAGCACATTCAGCCCGCCGGTAAAGGCGCCCATGGCAGGCATCACCAGCCGCGCACCATCACTGGCGAAACAGCGCCGGCGCACCGCCCGTCCGCGCCCGATGATCTTGGCGGCCGGGTGCAAATGCCCGGCAATCTCGCCCGCTTCGCCGGTCGGCTCATGACGGAAAACCAGCGGCCCGATGCGCAGCACCTTGCTGGCCCGCCCGCCCAGATGTTCCGGCGGGTCCGGATCGTGATTGCCCTCTACCCAGACCCAGTCATGCGCCGCGGTCAGCGCCTGGATCCGTCGCGCATACTCCTCCGGCAGCCGCAGCTCCGCCGCGCGATCATGGAAACTGTCACCAAGGGAAATCACGGTCTTCGGCTTCAGCAGTGCGCACAGCCGCTCGACCTGGCTCAGCGTCGCCGCCGTATCATAGGGCGGCAGCATCTGGCCCCGCGCGGCAAAGGCGCTGCCTTTCTCGAAGTGCAGGTCCGACACGACCAGCACGCGCTCGGCCGCCCACCACAGCGCCCCCTCCGGCAGCGGCGTCAGCAGCTCCCCGGCCAGGTGCAGATGCGTTTCTGAAGGCTTTTTCGCGGCGGCGGTCATGACCCGAATCTGGCCCGCAAGTCCGGTCTGGTCAATGCGGCGCCCTCATCTCCCGCAAGCGGGAGGTGAGGACCTACCCCATCGCATCGCGCACCAGATCTGCCTCGGCCTCACCCAATATCGCGTCCTGGACCGAGGCGCCCGAGACCGGCTCCTTGCCGATTTCCAGCATGACGGGCACAGCGAACGGGCTGATCTTTTTCAGCGCCTGATGATCGATCTTGCCGCGAATGCGCACCAAGGCATCTGACAGGCGGCGCACATCCAGCAAGCCCGTCGCCGCATCCTGACGGGCGGCCTGCAGCAGGATATGGTCCGGCTCATGGCTGCGCAGCACGTCATAGATCAGGTCGGAGGAAAAGCTGACCTGCCGGGAGTTCTTTTCCTTGCCCGGAAGATTGCGGTGGATCAGGCCAGAGATCTGCGCGCACTGGCCGAACGTCCGCTTCATCAGGGCGCTCTCGTCCAGCCAGCTCTCCAAATCGTCGCCCATCATGTCCGGATGGAACAGCGCGTCCATGTCGATGCCGGACATGTCCTCCATCCCCCACACCGCCATGGCGTATTCGCTGGCCACAAATCCGGTCGGCTTCGCGCCCATCCGCTCCAGTCGCCTAGTCAGCAACATGCCCAGCGTCTGATGCGCGAGGCGCCCTTCAAATGGATAACAGACCAGATAGAACCGCCCGCCGCGCGGGAACGTCTCGACCAGAAGATGATCCGGCGGCGGAATTTCGGATTTCAGCTTCTGGATTTCGAACCATTCCCGTACCGGATCCGGCAGCCCGTCCCATTGGGCAGGATCATGGATCATGTGCCGCACGCGATCCGCCAGAAAGGTCGTCAGCGGAAACTTTCCGCCATTATAGGACGGGATCGCCGGCTGCTCGCTGACCGCCCGCACGACCAGCGCATCCATGCCGTCCACCCCGACCAGCCGGAGCACTTCGCCCGCAAACAGGAACGTGTCCCCCGGCGTCAGCGTAGACAGGAAGTACTCCTCCATTTCGCCCAGCTTCAGCCCGGCACGCACTGCGCGTCGCGATCCTCCCCCGCTTGCGGGGGAGGTGCCCGAAGGGCGGAGGGGGGACTTTCCGCCCCCCGCCCCCTCCGACCGCTGCGCGGCCACCTCCCCCGCAGGCGGGGGAGGAGACTTGCCGACGAATTGCGCCAGCCGCACCGACAGCATGGGGGATTCCACAATTGCCCCGACATTCATCCGGTGTGCCTGCGCATCCCGCGCCGTTCGCGCCACCCATACGCCATCCGGTCGCCGCACGATGCGATGGAACCGGTCATATGTTTTCAGCGCGTATCCGCCACTCGCCACGAAATCGACAATCCGTTCATAGGTTTCCCAATCCAGCCGCTGATAGGGCGCAGCGCGGACAATCTCGTCATACAGTTCCTGCAGCCGAAATCCGTCGCCACAGGCCCGCCCCATGACGTGCTGGGCCAATATGTCGAGCGCACCTTCGCGAATCCCCTCCCCGTCAATCTCTCCGGCTTCCACCGCCGCTTCAGCGGCGCGGCATTCGAGCACTTCAAACCGGTTCGTTGGCACAAGGACGGCCCGGCTCGCTTCGTCCATCCGGTGATTGGCGCGCCCGATGCGCTGGATCAGGCGCGCAGCCCCTTTCGGTGCGCCCATCTGGATCACGAGGTCCACCTCGCCCCAGTCAATGCCGAGGTCCAGTGTGGACGTACAGACAACCGCCTTAAGCGCGCCCGCCGCCATGGCCGCCTCGACCTTCGTGCGCTGTTCCCGCGCCAGAGAGCCATGATGCAGCGCGATCGGCAGGCCATCTTCATTCGCGCGCCACAACTCCTGAAACATAAGTTCGGCCTGGCTGCGCGTATTGACAAATACCAGCGTCATCGTTGCGCGCTTGATCGCTTCGTACACGTCGGGCACGGCGAACCGCCCCGAATGGCCGGACCACGGAATCCGCTGCCGGGAAATCAGGATGTCGACATCTGCGGACACGCCCCCATCCGCTGTAAGGATACGAACATTGCCACTCTCTCCTCCCCCGCTTGCGGGGGAGGTGCCCGAAGGGCGGAGGGGGGAGTTCCCGGCCCCCGCCCCGTCCGGCCGCTGCGCGCCCACCTCCCCCGCGTTCGGGGGAGGTGCAGTCCGGACATCCAGCCAGTCCGCCAATGCCTGAGGCTCGCGCACCGTCGCAGACAGGCCAAGGAACCGGCACGCCGGGGCCCAGCTTGCCAGCGTCGCAAGGCCGAGCGCCAGAAGATCGCCCCGCTTCGACGCGGCCATCGCGTGAATCTCATCCACGATCACGCATTTGAGATCGGCGAAAAATTCCTTCGCATGATCCGAGGCAATGAACAGCGCCAATTGTTCGGGTGTGGTGAGCAGGATATCGGGCGGAGTCCGCCTTTGCCGCTGGCGCACATGGCTGGGCGTGTCGCCGGTCCGGCTCTCGATCCTGATGTTCAGGCCCATCTCTTCAACCGGCCCCATCAGATTGCGCTGCACATCGGCTGCCAGCGCCTTCAGCGGAGAGATGTAGAGCGTGTGCAAGGCAGGCCGTTTCTCTCCTCCCGCCAGCGGGGAAGGATACCCGGAAAGTTCCACCAGGCTGCCCAGAAACCCTGCCAACGTCTTGCCGCCGCCGGTTGGCGCGATCAGCAAGGCGCTCTCCCCGTTCAGCGACTGCTCTGCCAGAGCCAGCTGGTGCGGCCGCGCCTGCCAGCCCCGCGCCGCAAACCAGGCTTCGAACGGTTCCGGCAACGCGAAAGGGGAAACGGCAGACTCAGCCATGAGGGAAATTAAAATCTCGCAAGAATTGCATGAACCAGCAGTCTTTCACTATGCGTTCAGCTTGCCTCAGGCCAAACCTCTTTTTCAGACAACCGCCATGAGGCCCGCCATGTTCCGCTCCCTCGCCGTTTCCGCCAGCCTGATCGCGCTTGGGGCTACTGCCCTCGCCCAGTCACCGCTCGAGAAAGCGCTCGCCGCCCCTGCGGATGGCCCGCTCTATGCGTTTGACCTGACCCTCTCCACAGGAGATTTGGACGCCGTGATGCGGGTTGATCCCAGCCGACCCGAAGGCGACCGCCTCCGCGTCGTCTCGCCGGAGCCGGAAGACTGGACTGAAGACTTCGCCAAGCGCGTCGAGAACATGAAGGCGAACACGGATGGTGACATCTGGTGTCAGGATTTTGCCGAGCACATTCCGGCAGCAGATGCGGACCTGGTCAGCGAAACGGACACCACCGCCACCTACAGTTTCCAGCCACAGCCCGGCGCGGAGCCCGATGACATGGACAAGATCTTCGAGCACCTGACCGGAACGGTCGTGGTGGACAAGACCGCGCCCGGCATCCTGAATTTCGAAATGGTGGCGGAAAAGCCCTTCAAGCCGATGGCGGTGGCGAAGATCAGGCAGTTCGAAATGAAGGTCGCCTGCACCCGCGCCCCGGACGGCCGCACCCATGTCGCCAGCCTGGATGTGACCCTTGCAGGGTCTGCCATGATGAAAAGCTTCAGCCAGTCCGACCGTCAGCGCATCTCGAACCTGACGCCGATCCCGAACTCCGGAACCGGCTCCAGATAGGCGCTATTCGTCGAGCCCGTACTTTTCGAGGATTTCCGCACGGATCGCATTCTTGGCCCGGTCGGAGCGGGCCCGGCGCGCTTCGATGGTCGCCTCGATCTCGGCTTCGATCCGGGCGCGTTCGGCCGCCTCGCCGGCGCGCACATCCTCGGCCGCCTGCAGGGCCAGCAGAACATCCCGCGTGAACCCGTTGATATCAAACCGCGCGCCGCCGATCACGTCATAGCCCCGCCGAACGATCACGGCATTCATGCTCGGCACGATCACGACATACTGGCCGCGATTGCCCGCCA is a window from the Hyphomonas sp. genome containing:
- a CDS encoding DEAD/DEAH box helicase; translated protein: MTQFSELGLAEPILQAITAEGYTKPTPIQAEAIPALLTGRDLVGIAQTGTGKTAAFSLPLLSRLAETPRPLQKNAARILILAPTRELAAQIAESVRLYGKQMKLSTTVVVGGVKPGGQVRALSRGVDVLVATPGRLLDHMDTGAVTLDRVEAVVLDEADQMMDMGFLPSIRKIMRAVPKSRQTLLFSATMPKEIRALANDFLTDPAEVTVAAVSKPAEKIDQAVYMVKGDAKPRLLAEILSEDDMDRAIVFTRTKHGADKVVRYLANEGLYAEAIHGNKSQNQRIRALDAFKSGKAPILVATDIAARGIDVDGVSHVVNMDMPNLPESYVHRIGRTARAGRSGIAVSLVGNDERGYLRDIEKLIGRKIDRVDLPEDMALDLSLPEDPPPHLRQGRGGQGRGRGHGQGGGRRQGASSQNRARSGGGKGPRKGGGKPAGGRGEGNRPAAHAEAGSSGARKGGGQKRRARSRKSWSPVD
- the pdeM gene encoding ligase-associated DNA damage response endonuclease PdeM, which produces MTAAAKKPSETHLHLAGELLTPLPEGALWWAAERVLVVSDLHFEKGSAFAARGQMLPPYDTAATLSQVERLCALLKPKTVISLGDSFHDRAAELRLPEEYARRIQALTAAHDWVWVEGNHDPDPPEHLGGRASKVLRIGPLVFRHEPTGEAGEIAGHLHPAAKIIGRGRAVRRRCFASDGARLVMPAMGAFTGGLNVLDTAFAPIFPDGAMAFALGQERVFMVAAKSLVADTPRGTRWRL
- a CDS encoding ligase-associated DNA damage response DEXH box helicase, which translates into the protein MAESAVSPFALPEPFEAWFAARGWQARPHQLALAEQSLNGESALLIAPTGGGKTLAGFLGSLVELSGYPSPLAGGEKRPALHTLYISPLKALAADVQRNLMGPVEEMGLNIRIESRTGDTPSHVRQRQRRTPPDILLTTPEQLALFIASDHAKEFFADLKCVIVDEIHAMAASKRGDLLALGLATLASWAPACRFLGLSATVREPQALADWLDVRTAPPPNAGEVGAQRPDGAGAGNSPLRPSGTSPASGGGESGNVRILTADGGVSADVDILISRQRIPWSGHSGRFAVPDVYEAIKRATMTLVFVNTRSQAELMFQELWRANEDGLPIALHHGSLAREQRTKVEAAMAAGALKAVVCTSTLDLGIDWGEVDLVIQMGAPKGAARLIQRIGRANHRMDEASRAVLVPTNRFEVLECRAAEAAVEAGEIDGEGIREGALDILAQHVMGRACGDGFRLQELYDEIVRAAPYQRLDWETYERIVDFVASGGYALKTYDRFHRIVRRPDGVWVARTARDAQAHRMNVGAIVESPMLSVRLAQFVGKSPPPPAGEVAAQRSEGAGGGKSPLRPSGTSPASGGGSRRAVRAGLKLGEMEEYFLSTLTPGDTFLFAGEVLRLVGVDGMDALVVRAVSEQPAIPSYNGGKFPLTTFLADRVRHMIHDPAQWDGLPDPVREWFEIQKLKSEIPPPDHLLVETFPRGGRFYLVCYPFEGRLAHQTLGMLLTRRLERMGAKPTGFVASEYAMAVWGMEDMSGIDMDALFHPDMMGDDLESWLDESALMKRTFGQCAQISGLIHRNLPGKEKNSRQVSFSSDLIYDVLRSHEPDHILLQAARQDAATGLLDVRRLSDALVRIRGKIDHQALKKISPFAVPVMLEIGKEPVSGASVQDAILGEAEADLVRDAMG